One Nitrospira sp. MA-1 genomic window, TTCAGCATCTACTTTGTCTTCCTGTTTCTCCTTCCACATTCTCACTCTTCGAAGATGTCGGGGGTTCGTCCCCGTGCGACGAGGTCCTTTTGTTTCGGCAAAAGGCCCCAAACCCATTGACGCCCCGTCTGGACTCCTTGCAGAGGAGGGACGCCAACTCTGAAGAGGGCGGCCCAACTCGCAAGGCTCAGACAAGGCCCGCCAGATGCTAAGAGCGTCCCTCCTATGCGCCAGCCTGCAGGCGTCCGACCATAGAGACAAAACTTTCATTGATGACCATGAAAGAGGGAGGAGCGAAGAGCCAACAAGAAATTAGAGAATTTTTTATAATTTGAGGAAGGGAGGCTCTGTCCCCTATACTTTTCAAGCCTAATTACCACATGACTTCAAGCACTTCATGGTCATGGTGGGGTTCCACAATCGCAGCTAGTCCTTGCCCGTCGGAGCTTTGTCCATCCCGCACACACCATGCGAGACCTTTGCCCTCCAACTTGATGACGAATACTCCGCCCAGGAAATAGTTCACGAGCCAGGCGAACGTGGGAGTCCCCCCGGTCGTCGACGCCGACCAATAGTTGGCCGACTGCACGTTTTGAAACGGATGGACATCCGGCAAACAGAGCCCCCCACCTAGGCACAGCACCGAATTGATATCCAGCAGACTCGCCAGTTGTTCCCGCATGGGCAATGCCCAGCCTTTTCGTCCCCCCACCTCGCGGGTGGTACAATGGCTGATGGCTCCGGCCCAGTTAAAGGCCTTCATCGACGGGGAGGTCTCCCACACGAGGCCCGTTTCCCGGTCACAAAACGCGACGCCATACAGGACCGGGACAAACCGGTTCGCACCCGCGAATTTTTGTCCCCTCATCTTTGATCCACCACACTGCCCCATCGCGTCAGGTTCGGTGGAGGCATATATCTTATTGTTCGGGATTTCGATGTGCGGGAGAATGTCATGAATCGGCTGGCCCGGTTTGTTCTCTGGTGGTCCATTATGGGCCAAGATGACTCCCGGCAGCGCCAGACACACAACTAGAGTCGCCGCCGCCCCCATACCCGCAAGGGTTAATCGTTGAGCAAACATCCAATATCTCCCTGAATAACGTAGGACCGATAACCCTGCTGGTTCTTCCCACTGGTTCGGAATGAGGAATCAATATTTCCTTCCTTAATATACTGTAGCCCATACGAATGCTATCTGGTAAGACGGGCGCGCAATCACGGCAACCGTGTTGTCTCTCTGCGATTATTGTTGCCGGGGTTTCGCCCCCGGACGGCGAGGTCCTTTTGTTTCGGCAAAAGGACCCAAAACCATTGACGCCCCGTCTGGACTCATTGCAGAGGAGGGCCGCTAACTTTTTTAAGAGCGGACCAACTCGCAAGGCTCAAACAAGGTCCGCTAAATGCGAAGAGCGTCCCTCCCCAGGGCCAGCCGGCAGGCGTCGAAACATATGGGTGAGAATTTTTTAGAAATTTCCATTAGAGAGGGAAGAGCGCAGGCATAATGACAGAGGAAAGTGGGATTACCTATTACGAACCTCTGGCCCTCGGAGAAGGCCCACGCTTGACTGAAAAATCGTATGACGATAACATGATCGATCATGAATTGGTAAGGAGACTTGATATGGCCACAACCACGATTTCACCGAAATTTCAAATTGTGATTCCCAAGGACGTGCGGGAAAAACTTCACCTCAGTCCTCAGCAGCGTTTGCAGGTTGTAGAAAAGGGTGGAGTCATTACACTGGTGCCGGAAGTGCCGCTTAAAAATCTAAAGGGGGCACTAAAGGGCATGTCTAA contains:
- a CDS encoding DUF1566 domain-containing protein, with translation MFAQRLTLAGMGAAATLVVCLALPGVILAHNGPPENKPGQPIHDILPHIEIPNNKIYASTEPDAMGQCGGSKMRGQKFAGANRFVPVLYGVAFCDRETGLVWETSPSMKAFNWAGAISHCTTREVGGRKGWALPMREQLASLLDINSVLCLGGGLCLPDVHPFQNVQSANYWSASTTGGTPTFAWLVNYFLGGVFVIKLEGKGLAWCVRDGQSSDGQGLAAIVEPHHDHEVLEVMW
- a CDS encoding AbrB/MazE/SpoVT family DNA-binding domain-containing protein, which gives rise to MTEESGITYYEPLALGEGPRLTEKSYDDNMIDHELVRRLDMATTTISPKFQIVIPKDVREKLHLSPQQRLQVVEKGGVITLVPEVPLKNLKGALKGMSKAAIREKQDRL